The Flavobacteriaceae bacterium 3519-10 genome includes a window with the following:
- a CDS encoding UDP-N-acetylglucosamine 4-epimerase — MNYLVTGGSGFIGSHLVEHLLKNGHSVINVDNFDDFYDYRIKIKNTLSSTGLETAFAFQDKGRDIQKVIFETSSRDYQLYYQDIRDRSGLQKIFAKHKIDAVIHLAALAGVRPSIERPADYEEVNIKGTMNLWEVCREHRVNKIVCASSSSVYGNNEKIPFSETDSVDEPISPYAATKRAGEILGHVYHHLYGIDMVHLRFFTVFGPRQRPDLAIHKFTSLIRSKNEIPFYGDGSTARDYTYIDDIIDGILKTITYLHRNNGVYEILNLGENQVITLDEMLSAIEENLEIMSLKKRLPLQPGDVQITNADISKARALIGYNPTTNFHIGIKKFVEWFLRNGS, encoded by the coding sequence ATGAATTACCTTGTTACGGGTGGAAGCGGTTTCATAGGATCCCATCTGGTGGAACATCTTCTTAAGAATGGACATTCTGTCATTAACGTGGACAATTTTGACGATTTCTACGATTACCGCATTAAAATCAAAAATACTTTATCATCTACAGGCCTCGAAACTGCATTTGCCTTTCAGGATAAAGGCCGTGATATCCAAAAGGTAATTTTCGAAACCTCATCCAGAGATTATCAGCTCTACTATCAGGATATCCGCGACAGGAGCGGGTTGCAGAAGATATTCGCCAAGCACAAAATCGACGCTGTGATCCATCTGGCGGCTCTTGCAGGCGTTCGGCCGTCTATCGAAAGGCCCGCAGATTATGAAGAGGTAAACATTAAAGGCACAATGAACCTCTGGGAAGTCTGCCGCGAACACCGCGTAAACAAAATTGTTTGTGCTTCAAGCTCAAGCGTTTACGGAAATAATGAAAAGATTCCGTTTTCTGAAACAGACTCTGTAGACGAGCCCATTTCGCCGTATGCGGCCACCAAAAGAGCCGGCGAGATTTTAGGCCATGTTTACCATCATCTATATGGGATAGACATGGTACATTTGCGGTTTTTCACGGTGTTCGGCCCGCGGCAGCGTCCGGATCTCGCAATACATAAATTCACTTCACTTATCCGAAGCAAAAACGAGATCCCTTTCTACGGCGACGGCTCAACAGCACGGGATTATACGTACATTGACGATATTATCGACGGTATCCTGAAAACCATCACTTACCTTCACCGTAACAACGGCGTATATGAAATTTTAAACCTCGGCGAAAACCAGGTAATAACCTTAGATGAAATGCTGAGCGCCATTGAAGAAAATCTCGAAATTATGTCGCTTAAAAAGCGCCTGCCGCTGCAGCCTGGTGATGTGCAGATTACGAATGCAGATATCAGCAAAGCACGTGCATTAATAGGCTATAACCCCACTACCAATTTCCATATTGGCATAAAAAAGTTTGTGGAATGGTTTTTGAGAAACGGTTCATGA
- a CDS encoding Fructose-bisphosphate aldolase class II, whose amino-acid sequence MSRRFPAGVATGKLVTEIFDFAKENNFALPAVNVIGSSNVNAVLETAAKLNSPVIIQFSNGGAAYNAGKGLNNDGQKAAIAGAVAGAKHIHTLAEAYGATVILHTDHCAKKLLPWIDGLMDANEEFFAQTGKSLYSSHMLDLSEEPIEENMDISCKYFERMAKMGMTLEIELGVTGGEEDGVDNSGVDSSKLYTQPDEVAYAYERLNAISPNFTIAAAFGNVHGVYKPGNVKLTPKILDNSQKYVQEKFGTAEKPVNFVFHGGSGSTVEEIREAISYGAIKMNIDTDLQFAYAEGIRDYMTQNIEYLRSQIGNPDGEEKPNKKYYDPRVWVRKGEETFITRLVQAFEDLNNVNTI is encoded by the coding sequence ATGAGCAGACGTTTTCCGGCAGGTGTTGCCACAGGCAAATTGGTTACTGAAATCTTCGATTTTGCGAAGGAAAATAATTTCGCCCTCCCGGCGGTAAACGTAATCGGTTCGAGCAACGTGAATGCGGTTCTTGAAACTGCTGCCAAACTCAATTCTCCCGTGATCATTCAGTTCTCCAATGGGGGCGCTGCTTACAATGCAGGTAAAGGTTTAAATAACGACGGTCAGAAAGCCGCAATTGCCGGTGCAGTAGCCGGTGCAAAACACATCCACACTTTGGCAGAAGCGTACGGAGCCACCGTAATTCTTCATACCGATCACTGTGCGAAGAAACTCCTTCCGTGGATCGACGGATTGATGGATGCTAACGAAGAATTTTTCGCGCAAACCGGAAAATCCCTTTATTCATCACACATGCTCGATTTGTCTGAAGAGCCAATCGAGGAAAACATGGATATTTCGTGCAAATATTTTGAAAGAATGGCCAAAATGGGCATGACACTCGAAATTGAACTGGGCGTAACAGGCGGTGAAGAAGACGGAGTAGATAATTCCGGCGTAGATTCTTCCAAACTTTACACGCAGCCAGATGAGGTGGCATACGCATACGAAAGGTTAAACGCTATTTCACCAAACTTTACCATTGCGGCAGCTTTTGGTAACGTTCATGGGGTTTATAAGCCTGGAAATGTGAAATTAACACCGAAAATTTTAGATAATTCTCAGAAATACGTTCAGGAAAAATTTGGAACTGCAGAAAAACCGGTGAACTTTGTATTTCACGGCGGATCAGGTTCTACTGTTGAGGAAATTCGTGAAGCCATAAGTTACGGTGCCATCAAGATGAATATCGATACTGATCTGCAGTTTGCTTACGCAGAAGGCATCAGAGATTATATGACGCAGAATATTGAGTACCTGAGAAGCCAGATTGGCAATCCGGACGGTGAAGAAAAACCGAACAAAAAATATTACGACCCGCGCGTTTGGGTAAGAAAAGGAGAAGAAACTTTTATTACAAGATTGGTTCAGGCGTTTGAAGACCTGAATAATGTAAATACAATTTAA
- a CDS encoding Leucyl/phenylalanyl-tRNA--protein transferase — MIYLNADEISFPDPEFMDSEGGLLAVGGDLSPERLLFAYQTGLFPWFNEGEEILWWCPDPRFVVVPAEIKVSKSMKKILKAGVFTFTENKCFREVMLGCKNSYRKDQDGTWISMDLIDSFTVLHQHGFAKSVEVWQDEQLVGGFYGVQIGKVFCGESMFSKVSNASKAGFLNFVLNNSENFDLIDCQIHSDHLESLGAKMISKLEYLKILKRNNEL, encoded by the coding sequence ATGATTTACCTTAACGCTGACGAAATCTCTTTTCCTGATCCGGAATTCATGGATTCTGAAGGTGGTTTGCTGGCCGTTGGTGGAGATTTGTCTCCTGAGCGTTTGCTTTTTGCCTACCAAACCGGTCTTTTTCCTTGGTTTAATGAAGGTGAAGAAATACTGTGGTGGTGCCCCGACCCAAGGTTTGTTGTGGTACCTGCGGAAATTAAGGTATCGAAATCGATGAAGAAAATTCTTAAAGCGGGTGTTTTTACATTCACTGAAAATAAATGCTTTCGCGAGGTGATGCTCGGATGTAAAAATTCATACCGAAAAGATCAGGACGGAACCTGGATATCGATGGATCTGATTGATTCCTTTACGGTTCTGCATCAGCACGGTTTTGCAAAAAGTGTGGAAGTGTGGCAGGATGAGCAGCTCGTTGGCGGATTTTATGGGGTGCAGATTGGAAAAGTCTTCTGCGGCGAAAGTATGTTTTCTAAAGTAAGCAACGCATCGAAAGCGGGCTTTCTCAATTTTGTTTTGAACAATAGCGAAAATTTTGATCTTATCGACTGCCAGATTCACTCAGACCACCTCGAAAGTTTAGGCGCCAAAATGATTTCTAAACTGGAATATTTAAAAATTTTAAAGAGAAACAATGAACTCTGA
- a CDS encoding Permease of the drug/metabolite transporter (DMT) superfamily — MNSEREKWVLLIGLTVIWGSSFILIKKSLEHFNPYEVGALRVLIAGLILLPFALMNIKKFPRKNVKWLILAAVTGNFVPMFLFPIAETAVSSSIAGIVNSMMPIFVIIVGALMWKFQTTKRQIIGVVISFSGACILAFSGGEGGEFKLVPVLLLLLATLCYAVSTTTVKSKLNHIPAKILSAFVFSFVLIIPSAVSLVLAGFFNDLENDQNLWAGLGFVSLLSIFGTGLAMMLNYRLLSISTPLFASTVTLLMPVVAIIWGVIDGETLTPIQCIGAVIILAGLIFLRQRAVICK, encoded by the coding sequence ATGAACTCTGAAAGAGAAAAGTGGGTATTGCTGATCGGCCTTACGGTAATTTGGGGCTCGTCTTTTATTTTGATCAAGAAATCGCTCGAACATTTTAATCCTTATGAAGTAGGTGCGCTGCGCGTTCTGATTGCCGGACTTATTCTGCTTCCTTTCGCGTTGATGAATATTAAAAAATTTCCGCGCAAGAATGTTAAGTGGCTCATCCTGGCCGCGGTCACCGGAAATTTCGTTCCGATGTTTCTGTTCCCCATCGCTGAAACTGCGGTCAGCAGCAGTATTGCCGGCATCGTGAATTCGATGATGCCTATTTTCGTAATTATTGTCGGTGCGCTGATGTGGAAATTTCAAACTACAAAACGGCAGATTATTGGCGTTGTGATCAGTTTCAGCGGAGCCTGTATTCTTGCGTTTTCGGGTGGCGAGGGCGGCGAATTCAAACTTGTACCAGTTCTGCTGCTACTTTTGGCCACATTATGTTACGCGGTAAGCACCACCACGGTAAAATCCAAACTCAACCATATTCCCGCGAAAATACTTTCGGCATTTGTTTTTTCGTTTGTACTCATCATTCCGTCGGCGGTTTCGCTCGTTCTGGCTGGTTTTTTTAATGATCTTGAAAATGACCAAAACCTTTGGGCAGGGCTGGGATTTGTAAGCTTGCTTTCGATCTTCGGGACTGGCCTCGCGATGATGCTGAATTACCGACTGCTGAGTATTTCGACTCCGCTTTTTGCATCCACCGTAACTTTGCTGATGCCGGTTGTAGCTATTATTTGGGGCGTTATCGATGGGGAAACTCTCACACCTATTCAGTGTATCGGCGCGGTAATTATCTTAGCCGGACTTATTTTTCTGCGGCAGAGAGCGGTTATTTGTAAATAG
- a CDS encoding NAD kinase, producing MKAAVYSQKSDLDTFLYLSKFVSELEKRGIQAILYEEMANAMEFSKIFKTFAGKEDLKEQKVDWFFTFGGDGTIVNSLLFVQDLEIPVVGVNTGRLGFLSSFTKEEVFLKLDDIIKGEVNVSRRSVIEIVSPDKTIFFPFALNDITVSRKETTAMITVDSYIDGEFLNVFWGDGVIISTPTGSTAYSLSCGGPIITPNNNTFVITPIAPHNLNVRPLIVNDDVEIRLKVESRVPQYSLSLDSRLVNMETDVEIILRKARFQILLIHPRDLSFYETIRQKLLWGKDKRN from the coding sequence ATGAAGGCAGCTGTTTATTCCCAAAAAAGCGATTTAGATACTTTTCTGTATTTGAGTAAATTCGTTTCTGAGCTAGAAAAACGCGGCATTCAGGCTATTTTGTACGAAGAAATGGCCAATGCGATGGAGTTTTCCAAGATCTTCAAAACTTTCGCCGGCAAAGAAGATTTAAAGGAGCAGAAGGTAGATTGGTTTTTCACTTTCGGCGGCGACGGAACTATTGTTAATTCACTACTGTTTGTTCAGGATCTCGAAATTCCTGTAGTGGGCGTTAATACCGGCCGTCTCGGTTTTCTTTCGAGTTTTACCAAAGAGGAGGTTTTTCTTAAACTGGACGACATTATTAAAGGTGAGGTAAATGTGAGCCGCAGGTCGGTTATTGAAATTGTATCACCGGATAAAACCATATTTTTCCCTTTTGCTTTAAACGACATTACGGTTTCGCGGAAAGAAACCACTGCCATGATTACCGTCGATTCTTATATCGACGGCGAATTTCTGAATGTTTTCTGGGGCGACGGCGTCATTATTTCCACACCTACAGGTTCTACGGCTTACTCTTTAAGTTGTGGCGGCCCGATTATCACGCCCAATAACAACACGTTCGTCATCACACCGATCGCGCCACACAACCTCAACGTGCGCCCGCTGATTGTAAATGACGATGTGGAGATCCGGCTTAAGGTTGAAAGCCGCGTACCGCAATACTCGCTCTCGCTCGATTCCAGGCTTGTAAACATGGAGACCGACGTAGAAATTATATTACGCAAAGCCCGGTTTCAGATCCTGCTGATCCACCCCAGAGATTTGAGTTTTTACGAAACCATCCGCCAGAAATTACTGTGGGGAAAAGACAAAAGAAACTGA
- a CDS encoding CBS domain protein, giving the protein MFIKDYISKDYPAFNTGDSIEEANEFAKEFGYSHIFIKKKGIYQGAISQSFLEESPEGNLSTLAIHYEKFAITDDGNLLDSIKLFHTFNSNVVPVITKAEKYVGYLSCDDIFNEFSKYPLFSENGAVMIVQTSGRHYSMTEVCKIVEQNNGKIYGCFINLIGDDFIQITLKFNAENTSSIDETFERYGYSVVHKYYDDEKEDLLKDRFGFFQKYLQF; this is encoded by the coding sequence ATGTTTATCAAAGATTACATTTCCAAAGATTATCCCGCCTTCAATACCGGCGATTCTATCGAAGAAGCTAATGAGTTCGCGAAAGAATTCGGGTACTCGCATATCTTTATAAAAAAGAAGGGGATTTATCAGGGAGCCATAAGCCAGTCTTTTCTGGAGGAAAGCCCTGAAGGAAATCTTTCAACGCTCGCTATTCACTACGAAAAATTTGCGATTACCGATGATGGGAACCTGCTGGATTCGATCAAGCTGTTTCATACTTTCAATTCTAATGTGGTACCGGTGATCACAAAAGCAGAGAAATATGTGGGTTATCTTTCATGTGATGATATTTTCAATGAATTTTCGAAATATCCGCTTTTTTCTGAAAATGGCGCCGTAATGATTGTGCAGACCAGCGGACGGCACTATTCGATGACTGAAGTCTGCAAGATTGTAGAGCAAAACAACGGTAAGATTTACGGCTGTTTTATCAATTTAATCGGCGACGATTTTATTCAGATTACGCTGAAATTCAATGCTGAAAATACCAGTTCAATTGATGAAACCTTTGAAAGATACGGCTATAGCGTGGTGCATAAATATTACGACGATGAAAAAGAAGACCTGCTGAAAGACAGATTTGGTTTCTTCCAGAAATATCTGCAATTTTAA
- a CDS encoding Acetyl-coenzyme A carboxyl transferase beta chain yields the protein MAFDWFKRKTKNITTSTEDKKDVPKGLWHQTPTGKIIEHEELKANNYVSPEDGFHVRIGSREFFSILFDDNKFTELDANVESVDMLGFKDTKAYVDRLKEVKAKTKLTDSIRNAVGRVNGEQMVISCMDFAFIGGSLGSVMGEKIRRAVDYCIANRLPYMIICQSGGARMQEATYSLMQLAKVQAKLAQLSEEGLLYIAYLCDPTFGGITASFAMTADIIMAEPGALIGFAGPRVIRETIGKDLPEGFQTSEFLQEKGFVDFIVKRTEIKEKVSKTVKLLVH from the coding sequence ATGGCATTCGACTGGTTTAAAAGAAAAACAAAAAATATCACTACTTCCACGGAGGATAAGAAAGATGTTCCGAAAGGGCTTTGGCATCAGACACCGACCGGAAAAATCATTGAGCACGAAGAACTGAAAGCAAACAACTACGTTTCGCCGGAAGACGGTTTCCATGTAAGAATTGGCAGCCGCGAATTTTTCTCGATTCTTTTTGATGATAATAAATTTACGGAGCTCGACGCGAATGTAGAAAGCGTTGATATGCTGGGTTTTAAAGATACCAAAGCATATGTGGACCGCCTGAAAGAGGTGAAAGCCAAAACAAAACTTACAGATTCCATCCGTAACGCAGTCGGAAGGGTAAATGGCGAACAGATGGTGATTTCGTGTATGGACTTTGCATTTATCGGCGGATCGTTGGGATCCGTGATGGGCGAAAAAATCCGTCGCGCAGTAGATTACTGTATCGCAAACCGCCTTCCCTACATGATTATCTGCCAGTCGGGTGGCGCAAGGATGCAGGAGGCAACCTACTCGCTGATGCAGCTCGCTAAAGTACAGGCAAAACTTGCACAGCTTTCGGAAGAAGGCCTGCTTTACATCGCTTATCTATGCGACCCAACTTTCGGTGGAATTACCGCATCTTTCGCCATGACAGCAGACATCATCATGGCCGAACCAGGCGCGTTGATCGGTTTTGCCGGCCCGCGGGTTATCCGTGAAACCATCGGTAAAGATTTACCGGAAGGTTTCCAGACGTCAGAATTTCTTCAGGAAAAAGGATTCGTGGATTTCATTGTGAAACGAACCGAAATCAAAGAAAAAGTTTCGAAAACGGTGAAACTTTTGGTTCACTAA